Proteins from a single region of Methanotorris igneus Kol 5:
- a CDS encoding CARDB domain-containing protein, with protein sequence MKWKTALLSILVISLMGVYGENVTVELVPSNLNVNLGQSFNLTLEVKNVPNGTISDGYNNYSGYCSGIETYIYFNSSALNISENDIVLSGDITNNIKDKSISVSNGRIWISIWFSNPLHGNFTIATLRFKALEQSDTEVTLGGTVVSNSDGDYTWKVSNNNLILKNSHVKIVVEPIADLLVPKTVNAELGDNVTISVVVAPKENKTLKTIEGTLSFDKNMLEPFNISSSVGNVFFNSSNNFFKISNLNQSTNFTINITYNVINVGNTTVKLDNIYMEDINGSYVKGISSNATTIIIPGPDLVVEEIIPVSLKAYTNNTIPVLIKNIGERNVTGNFSVKLLADTYEIGTSTVNGLNVGEVKEINFTFMPMEERNYTLCALVDCANDVKEINENNNKYVIKLYATEEPISVNLISSTNLTKTEKTFEVNITLNNITSDRPAKAIEGVLTYNPKILKCINFTFLINSSEINGTLLQNVTYENDKVIFKLMDGIINHSIVVATAKFEALDVGNSDIELSDLVVSDINGYKFNKISTNKVNIVVQGPNIKIANINVPNPSIYRIPTTINITVTNNGHQDAKPFDIVLYADTEEIGKVTVNGLNISQSKTITLNWTPDDIKTFTIVALADPNNAIKEENESDNKLVKKINVVEIPVWVNIYNTTPIVNGTFNATIEVNGINERLCSGYDGKLIFKNLKIESIKLIGTNNYTINNNELIFTGYNFTKSGNFKIANITFKIIDENKSYSAILKYMVLSDKDGYKFERVFINNTILDENLQKVFKGLHIEADVLDKVDIDNVKLESVGNINITALPIKIGNVADEITIPKVSENLSINITDDVISTMSLISNEAESLSEITKVIDNEKELNETLNKITEDIKPVLCVGFNITNITKEEPKVEIIGNEKVIKAKVKLKVENISNKGFTIIRIPIGTLKVKEITINNGTENITLKENDITSTIGWYRIPVSGVLEITLIKDPEVSIELAATLPVSTSTTTTYYSGGGGHHRAIEQYPGVAEDIKSEKIKEMVYKAKIILGSEVDNNLSAKYLKNTTELVNQSLEIKEDCILIGGPVANPVVKKYLWTFPVKVTNDYPGKNRGVIEKQIINGHTVILLAGSDRWGTKAAVEYFKTLDDIPDEPIFVEWKDGKAVKIEKP encoded by the coding sequence ATGAAATGGAAAACAGCGTTATTATCGATTTTGGTTATATCTCTTATGGGAGTGTATGGTGAAAATGTAACAGTAGAATTAGTCCCATCTAATTTAAATGTAAATTTAGGGCAGAGTTTTAATTTAACCTTAGAAGTAAAAAATGTTCCAAATGGAACTATTTCTGATGGATACAATAACTATTCAGGATATTGTAGTGGAATTGAAACCTATATTTATTTTAACTCAAGTGCATTGAATATATCTGAGAATGACATCGTCTTAAGTGGTGATATAACCAATAATATAAAAGATAAAAGTATTTCTGTGAGTAACGGAAGAATATGGATATCTATATGGTTTAGCAATCCTCTACATGGAAACTTTACAATAGCTACTTTAAGATTTAAAGCATTAGAACAATCAGATACAGAAGTTACCTTAGGGGGAACAGTAGTTTCAAATTCAGATGGAGATTATACATGGAAAGTTAGTAATAACAACTTAATTTTGAAAAATTCACATGTAAAAATAGTTGTAGAACCTATTGCCGACTTATTAGTACCTAAAACTGTAAATGCAGAACTTGGAGATAATGTAACCATTTCAGTGGTTGTTGCTCCAAAAGAAAATAAAACTTTAAAGACAATTGAAGGAACATTGTCATTCGATAAAAATATGTTAGAGCCTTTCAATATATCATCAAGTGTAGGAAATGTTTTCTTCAACAGTTCAAACAACTTTTTCAAAATAAGCAATTTAAACCAATCAACAAACTTCACAATTAACATCACCTACAATGTGATAAATGTTGGAAATACCACAGTAAAATTGGATAATATCTATATGGAAGATATTAATGGAAGTTACGTAAAGGGCATTTCATCAAATGCAACCACAATAATAATTCCGGGGCCTGATTTAGTAGTGGAGGAAATAATTCCAGTATCACTAAAAGCATATACAAATAACACAATACCTGTATTAATAAAGAATATTGGAGAGAGAAATGTAACAGGCAACTTCTCAGTTAAGTTGTTGGCAGATACATATGAAATAGGAACCTCCACAGTTAATGGATTAAATGTTGGGGAAGTTAAGGAAATAAACTTTACATTCATGCCTATGGAGGAAAGGAATTATACACTTTGTGCCTTAGTCGATTGTGCCAATGATGTAAAAGAGATTAATGAAAATAATAACAAATATGTTATTAAATTATATGCTACAGAGGAGCCAATAAGTGTAAATTTAATATCATCAACAAACTTAACAAAAACTGAAAAAACTTTTGAAGTAAATATAACATTAAACAACATAACATCTGACAGACCTGCAAAGGCAATAGAGGGAGTTTTAACATATAATCCTAAGATATTAAAATGCATAAACTTCACATTCCTTATAAATTCATCTGAAATAAATGGAACATTGTTACAAAATGTAACATATGAAAATGATAAAGTAATATTCAAATTAATGGATGGAATTATTAACCATTCCATCGTTGTTGCAACTGCTAAGTTCGAGGCATTAGATGTTGGAAACTCAGATATTGAATTGTCAGATTTAGTTGTATCTGACATAAATGGTTATAAATTCAATAAAATATCAACAAACAAAGTAAACATTGTTGTACAAGGACCAAACATTAAAATAGCTAACATTAATGTACCAAATCCATCAATATACAGAATTCCAACAACAATAAACATTACAGTAACAAACAATGGACATCAAGACGCAAAACCATTCGATATTGTGTTGTATGCAGACACTGAAGAAATTGGAAAAGTAACTGTTAATGGATTAAATATTAGCCAAAGTAAAACGATAACACTCAATTGGACTCCAGATGATATAAAAACATTCACAATAGTGGCATTAGCTGATCCAAATAATGCAATTAAAGAAGAAAATGAAAGCGATAACAAGCTTGTTAAGAAAATAAATGTTGTTGAAATCCCAGTTTGGGTTAATATATATAACACAACACCAATTGTCAATGGAACATTTAATGCTACAATAGAAGTTAATGGAATAAATGAAAGATTATGTAGTGGATATGATGGAAAGTTGATATTCAAAAACTTAAAGATTGAAAGCATAAAGCTTATTGGAACAAACAACTACACAATAAACAACAATGAATTAATATTTACAGGATACAATTTCACAAAATCTGGAAACTTCAAAATAGCAAACATAACATTTAAGATAATTGATGAAAATAAAAGTTACTCAGCAATATTGAAGTACATGGTTTTATCAGACAAAGATGGATATAAGTTTGAGAGAGTATTTATCAACAACACAATATTAGATGAAAACTTACAAAAAGTCTTTAAAGGTCTGCATATTGAAGCAGATGTACTTGATAAAGTGGATATTGACAATGTGAAGTTAGAATCTGTTGGAAATATTAACATAACAGCATTGCCTATTAAAATTGGAAATGTGGCGGATGAGATTACTATTCCAAAAGTTAGTGAAAACTTATCAATAAACATTACGGATGATGTTATATCAACGATGAGTTTAATTTCTAACGAAGCAGAATCTCTAAGTGAAATCACAAAAGTTATTGACAATGAAAAAGAGTTAAATGAAACACTAAATAAAATAACAGAAGATATTAAGCCAGTATTATGTGTTGGATTTAACATAACAAATATAACAAAAGAAGAACCAAAAGTAGAAATTATTGGAAATGAGAAAGTTATAAAAGCAAAAGTAAAACTTAAAGTAGAAAATATATCCAATAAAGGATTTACCATAATAAGAATTCCAATAGGAACTTTAAAAGTTAAAGAAATAACCATAAACAACGGAACAGAAAACATAACCTTAAAAGAAAACGATATAACAAGTACAATTGGATGGTATAGAATTCCGGTTAGTGGAGTGTTAGAGATAACCTTAATTAAAGACCCAGAAGTAAGCATTGAGCTTGCAGCAACATTACCAGTATCTACATCAACAACTACAACTTACTACAGCGGTGGAGGAGGCCATCACAGAGCTATTGAGCAATACCCAGGAGTAGCAGAAGATATAAAATCAGAGAAGATAAAAGAAATGGTTTATAAGGCTAAGATAATCCTCGGCTCAGAAGTAGATAACAACTTATCTGCAAAATACCTTAAGAATACCACTGAATTAGTGAATCAGTCATTAGAAATAAAAGAAGATTGTATTTTAATTGGAGGGCCAGTAGCTAACCCAGTAGTTAAAAAATACCTTTGGACGTTCCCAGTTAAAGTAACTAATGACTATCCAGGTAAGAATAGAGGGGTTATTGAGAAACAAATAATAAACGGTCATACAGTTATCTTATTAGCAGGTTCAGACAGATGGGGAACAAAGGCAGCGGTTGAATACTTCAAAACATTAGATGATATTCCAGATGAGCCAATATTCGTAGAATGGAAAGATGGGAAGGCTGTGAAGATTGAAAAGCCATAA
- a CDS encoding ABC transporter substrate-binding protein, with protein MVKKILKILSAMLMILLTPIVFGENIGDVNGDGSINIADVVYLFKHRDVGLEKGDLNCDNSVDIADVVYLFNNYQKWREPVVFAKNFEIEYYDANGNPVSYDDNWAYKIITTKYGNEIYNKYCIVREGEEPPSNLPSDVKVIYAPVKKVATLSAFQVAMLEALDNDSVRESIRGVSEYTYTKIKDYGVFPKLKSYVDNGNIVPIGKWGAIDKEALLNISPDIVFLAWTHGYLATDMNTVSDLGMNYLVTVESNEPDFLAKAEWAKVYAAFYNLDKKGNDFLQKVWEKRNELIRKTRNAAYRPKVAMLYWSPYSGPWVYCAQNYYAKWILDVKGDYCFLDIPGTSYVNLDKETTLEHINGCDVFIYMNWNSLNEPMDTLDELKERRPDLAPVLDSAKRVYTTKFSYSYDGNVNMDLLMEDFARMIHPECFDGGDSNLHYFKKLK; from the coding sequence ATGGTTAAAAAAATACTTAAAATACTTTCAGCTATGTTGATGATTTTATTAACACCAATAGTATTTGGAGAAAATATTGGAGATGTAAATGGGGATGGTTCAATAAATATTGCAGATGTAGTATATCTTTTTAAGCATAGGGACGTTGGATTAGAAAAAGGAGATTTAAACTGTGATAATTCAGTTGATATTGCAGATGTTGTGTATCTATTTAACAACTACCAAAAGTGGAGAGAACCTGTAGTATTCGCTAAAAACTTTGAAATAGAATATTATGACGCAAATGGAAATCCAGTAAGTTATGATGATAATTGGGCATATAAAATTATAACAACAAAATACGGAAATGAGATATATAATAAATACTGCATTGTAAGAGAAGGAGAAGAACCACCAAGCAATTTACCTTCTGATGTAAAAGTCATCTACGCTCCTGTAAAAAAAGTTGCTACATTAAGTGCATTCCAAGTAGCAATGCTTGAAGCATTAGATAACGACAGTGTAAGGGAATCTATAAGAGGGGTATCTGAATATACATACACCAAAATAAAGGATTATGGAGTATTCCCCAAATTAAAATCTTATGTCGATAATGGAAATATTGTTCCAATTGGAAAATGGGGTGCTATAGATAAAGAGGCTTTATTGAACATAAGTCCAGATATAGTATTCCTTGCGTGGACCCATGGTTATTTAGCTACGGATATGAATACAGTTTCAGATTTAGGTATGAATTATTTAGTAACTGTTGAATCAAATGAACCTGACTTCCTTGCAAAGGCAGAATGGGCAAAAGTTTATGCTGCATTTTATAACTTAGACAAGAAAGGAAATGATTTCTTACAAAAAGTTTGGGAAAAGAGAAATGAATTAATAAGAAAAACAAGAAACGCCGCTTACAGACCAAAAGTTGCTATGCTCTACTGGTCACCATATTCTGGACCTTGGGTATATTGTGCCCAAAACTACTATGCAAAATGGATATTGGATGTTAAAGGAGATTACTGCTTCCTTGATATTCCAGGAACTTCTTATGTAAATCTTGACAAAGAAACAACCTTGGAACATATTAATGGATGTGATGTGTTCATTTACATGAACTGGAACTCACTGAATGAGCCAATGGACACACTTGATGAATTAAAAGAAAGAAGACCTGACTTAGCACCAGTATTAGACAGTGCAAAGAGGGTATATACAACAAAATTCAGTTACTCATATGATGGAAATGTAAATATGGACTTATTAATGGAAGATTTTGCAAGGATGATACATCCAGAATGCTTTGATGGTGGAGATAGCAACTTACATTACTTCAAGAAGTTGAAATAA
- a CDS encoding FecCD family ABC transporter permease, with amino-acid sequence MKIRVGLLSIFLLFILFSLLILSITNGTIKIEPKNFYNYVLEGTTGNPIYDKIIEKCRIPRTVGAVFAGMGLAVAGLLMQSLFRNPLADPYLIGVSGGASLGVALYVFTSLLFKFGIPHSIWGFIISAYLGSLLSMFVVLSLAKKVKQITTLLIVGLMIGYISSGLITIVIAFSDFVGVNNDVLASFMMWGYGSLSSLTMKQSLIMGVLVVICCFITYSLSKFLDAYLLGENYAKSVGIDIKKLRILIILISCMITATIVAFAGPIGFIGLVCPITARLLCGTSKHIYVIPNAMLIGAIFLIVADILVRPGIVIPTTSSELPLMCPLAIIGSPIAIIIYIKRKIMGI; translated from the coding sequence TTGAAAATTAGAGTGGGCTTACTCTCGATATTTCTTTTATTTATATTATTTTCTTTGTTAATATTGAGTATAACAAACGGAACTATTAAAATAGAACCAAAAAATTTTTACAACTATGTCTTAGAAGGCACTACTGGAAATCCCATATATGATAAAATAATTGAAAAGTGCAGAATACCAAGGACTGTTGGAGCGGTATTTGCAGGAATGGGGTTGGCTGTTGCAGGCTTGTTAATGCAAAGTTTGTTTAGAAATCCTCTTGCAGACCCCTACCTAATAGGAGTATCGGGTGGGGCCTCTTTAGGAGTAGCACTTTATGTTTTTACATCTTTACTCTTCAAATTTGGCATACCCCACTCCATATGGGGATTTATTATATCTGCTTATTTAGGTTCATTATTATCCATGTTTGTTGTATTATCTCTCGCAAAGAAGGTTAAACAGATTACTACACTTTTAATTGTTGGTCTTATGATAGGTTATATTTCATCTGGATTAATTACAATTGTTATTGCATTTAGTGATTTTGTTGGGGTTAACAATGATGTTTTAGCAAGTTTTATGATGTGGGGATACGGTTCTTTGAGTTCATTAACAATGAAACAGTCATTAATAATGGGAGTTTTAGTAGTTATATGCTGCTTTATAACATACTCTTTATCAAAATTCCTTGATGCCTATTTACTTGGAGAAAATTACGCAAAAAGTGTAGGAATTGATATTAAAAAATTAAGAATTTTGATTATTTTAATATCTTGCATGATTACGGCAACTATTGTAGCATTTGCTGGACCTATAGGGTTTATTGGGTTGGTATGTCCAATAACTGCAAGATTGTTGTGTGGAACGTCAAAACACATTTATGTAATCCCAAACGCCATGTTAATTGGGGCAATTTTCTTAATAGTGGCAGATATTCTTGTGAGGCCAGGTATTGTAATTCCAACAACAAGTTCAGAATTGCCTTTAATGTGTCCTTTGGCAATAATAGGATCTCCAATTGCTATAATCATATACATAAAAAGAAAAATTATGGGGATTTAA
- a CDS encoding FecCD family ABC transporter permease encodes MRKTLIILLLVILTSSLFVYGIFKGGNAKSISMEDVKNFLLYGSTGDKFKDILIWKIRIPPLITAIIVGAVLSVSGLKLQTLFRNLLASPYTTGISSGVVLGVAITIFLGFSFSSFLGVSDYVVGGWIGAAIALVIILFLASKIKDVSGVLVCTLLFGYFYYGIESYLINFADNVQIQEFWMYLQGSFSGTGWEDIKLMVVCSLIFLISSYLLSKHLNALLFGENYAKSFGLNIKQVRIIILFLSGFIVGVVIPFVGLIPFIGIASPYIARILMKTSDHRWTIPASMLIGMVISLMCYLVSIKLFAPRVVPVKSILDLLGGLLVVYLIYKSEKNMAL; translated from the coding sequence ATGAGAAAAACTCTTATTATTTTGTTGTTAGTGATATTAACTTCTTCACTCTTTGTCTATGGAATTTTTAAAGGAGGAAATGCAAAATCGATAAGTATGGAAGATGTCAAGAATTTTTTGTTGTATGGAAGTACTGGAGATAAATTTAAAGATATATTAATATGGAAAATTAGAATTCCACCATTAATAACTGCCATAATAGTTGGTGCAGTTTTGTCTGTTTCTGGATTAAAGCTTCAAACATTATTTAGGAATCTTTTAGCTTCTCCTTACACAACAGGCATTTCAAGTGGGGTTGTTCTTGGGGTGGCAATTACTATATTCCTTGGATTTTCATTTTCAAGTTTTTTGGGGGTATCTGATTATGTTGTGGGTGGCTGGATAGGAGCTGCTATAGCATTGGTTATTATATTGTTTCTTGCTTCAAAAATAAAGGATGTTAGTGGAGTGTTGGTTTGTACGTTGTTGTTTGGATATTTCTATTACGGGATTGAAAGTTATCTCATAAATTTTGCAGATAACGTGCAAATTCAAGAATTTTGGATGTATCTACAAGGCAGTTTTTCAGGTACAGGATGGGAAGACATAAAATTAATGGTAGTTTGTTCATTAATCTTTCTGATTTCATCCTATTTACTCTCAAAACACTTAAATGCCTTATTGTTTGGTGAAAATTATGCAAAAAGTTTTGGTTTGAATATAAAACAAGTTAGAATAATAATTTTATTCCTTTCAGGTTTTATTGTTGGTGTGGTAATACCATTTGTAGGTTTAATTCCATTTATTGGAATTGCCTCTCCATATATTGCAAGGATTTTGATGAAAACATCAGACCACAGATGGACAATTCCTGCATCAATGTTAATTGGAATGGTTATTTCACTAATGTGTTATTTAGTGTCAATAAAACTATTTGCTCCAAGAGTAGTTCCTGTAAAATCTATCTTAGATTTGTTAGGTGGGTTGTTGGTAGTTTATTTAATATATAAGTCAGAAAAAAATATGGCTCTATAA
- a CDS encoding formate--phosphoribosylaminoimidazolecarboxamide ligase: protein MISREEMLEIFEGYNKDEITIATLGSHTALHILKGAKLEGFSTAVITVKGRDVPYKRFKVADKYIYIDNFADISKEEVQEKLREMNAIIVPHGSFIAYCGLDNVENNFRVPMFGNRKILRWEAERDLEGKLLRESGLRLPKKYNSPDEIDGPVMVKFPGARGGKGYFVCSSKEEFDAKVKQLKEKGILTDEDIEKAHIEEYVVGTNFCIHYFYSPLKDEVELMGMDRRYESNIDGLVRIPAKDQLEMDLNASYVITGNIPVVIRESLLPQVFEMGDKLVAKAKEIVPPGMIGPFCLQSLCNENLELVVFEMSARIDGGTNSFMNGSAYSFLYHGEPLSMGQRIAREIRMALELDMIDKIIS from the coding sequence ATGATTTCAAGGGAAGAAATGTTGGAAATTTTTGAGGGATACAACAAAGATGAAATAACCATTGCAACACTCGGTAGCCACACAGCATTACATATCTTAAAAGGGGCAAAATTGGAAGGATTCTCAACAGCTGTTATTACAGTTAAGGGGAGAGACGTCCCTTACAAGAGGTTTAAAGTTGCTGACAAATACATATACATTGACAACTTTGCTGACATATCAAAAGAAGAAGTCCAAGAAAAGTTGAGAGAAATGAATGCTATAATAGTCCCACACGGTTCCTTCATTGCATACTGTGGATTAGATAATGTTGAAAACAACTTCAGAGTTCCAATGTTCGGTAATAGAAAAATATTAAGATGGGAAGCGGAGAGGGATTTGGAAGGAAAACTTTTGAGGGAAAGTGGTCTAAGATTACCAAAAAAATACAACAGCCCAGATGAGATAGATGGGCCAGTTATGGTTAAATTCCCAGGGGCAAGAGGAGGAAAAGGTTACTTCGTCTGTTCATCAAAAGAGGAATTCGATGCCAAAGTAAAGCAATTAAAGGAAAAAGGAATCTTAACCGATGAAGACATTGAGAAAGCACATATTGAGGAGTATGTTGTAGGGACAAACTTCTGTATCCACTACTTTTACTCACCACTAAAAGATGAAGTCGAACTTATGGGAATGGATAGGAGGTATGAGAGCAATATAGATGGACTCGTCAGGATTCCTGCAAAAGACCAATTAGAAATGGATCTCAATGCATCCTATGTTATAACTGGGAACATTCCAGTCGTTATTAGAGAGAGTTTGTTGCCACAAGTGTTTGAAATGGGTGACAAATTAGTTGCAAAGGCAAAAGAAATCGTTCCACCAGGAATGATTGGCCCATTCTGTTTGCAGAGTTTGTGTAATGAGAATTTGGAGTTAGTAGTGTTTGAAATGAGTGCAAGAATTGATGGAGGAACAAACAGTTTCATGAATGGAAGTGCTTACTCCTTCTTATACCATGGAGAACCATTAAGCATGGGACAGAGAATAGCAAGAGAGATAAGGATGGCCTTAGAGTTAGATATGATAGATAAGATTATCTCATAA
- a CDS encoding TIGR00296 family protein — protein MKLTLEEGIFAVKFARNVIESHLSGRDLVVNNYPPKFNEKRGAFVTLHTYPGHDLRGCIGIPEPIMPLIEALKEAAISSAISDPRFPPVTLEEMDNIVVEVSILTAPQLIRVSHPREYLEKIKIGRDGLIIEYGVYRGLLLPQVPVEYNWDVEEYLANLCLKAGLPPDMWLEEGVKIYRFEAQIFEEVEPRGNIVEKITYVE, from the coding sequence TTGAAATTGACACTTGAAGAGGGCATATTTGCCGTAAAATTTGCAAGAAATGTAATTGAAAGCCATCTTTCTGGGCGTGATTTAGTTGTAAATAATTATCCGCCAAAATTCAATGAAAAGAGGGGGGCATTTGTAACTCTCCACACATATCCAGGGCATGATTTAAGGGGATGTATTGGAATTCCAGAACCTATTATGCCGTTAATAGAGGCTTTAAAGGAGGCGGCAATAAGTTCAGCTATTAGTGACCCAAGATTCCCACCAGTAACTTTGGAAGAGATGGATAATATAGTTGTGGAGGTTAGTATTTTAACTGCTCCCCAATTAATTAGGGTATCTCATCCAAGAGAATACTTGGAAAAAATTAAAATTGGAAGGGATGGTTTAATTATTGAATATGGGGTTTATAGGGGGTTATTATTACCACAAGTTCCTGTTGAATATAACTGGGATGTTGAAGAATATTTAGCAAACCTCTGTCTAAAAGCAGGGCTGCCACCTGATATGTGGTTGGAAGAGGGAGTTAAAATATATAGATTTGAAGCTCAAATCTTTGAAGAAGTTGAACCAAGGGGAAATATTGTTGAGAAAATTACCTATGTAGAATAG
- a CDS encoding P-loop domain-containing protein, translated as MRENKFSLIDEIISRIKTEHLDRKKLTKSNKNKLFYVAKQADGKLKVTLPFVFKREDFLDLNKYGIEGATGHIIERIKDCIRRGDFSILSGNLAKRYEALYEPVTVVNCDLNIGSDLWRADRYNYIKNENLHLLLRMIFDDENAKTIATEIDELVGKLNEFIQKIPYKDLKKETLNIVNQKDLRNRLDKLGLVCFIGDGSKPAREYTRIRRHYRIAGPKKGVNVEFKTPIELNPIEIELFDGNVITGLGIKKREIFIITGRNAQGKSTLLEAIESGQDDHLIGDGREYIITTNKVSKATTGTMQMNGQDISLFFQKLPKGIKGNPKKVYGTASGSMTMAYQIQRALNTKMDLILIDEDNSAVNLLVSGLLSKWFEGVKSLAEIIMNEREKLTSAFIIVTSSLDLLTACGDRAIYLEDHEAKYLDLKKFRRELGKYYLNLGTELYNKKEN; from the coding sequence ATGAGGGAGAATAAATTTTCCCTAATCGATGAAATTATAAGTAGGATAAAAACAGAACATTTGGATAGAAAAAAATTAACAAAATCCAATAAAAATAAACTATTTTATGTTGCTAAGCAGGCAGATGGAAAGTTAAAGGTCACTTTGCCATTTGTTTTTAAGAGAGAGGATTTTTTGGATTTAAATAAATATGGTATAGAGGGAGCTACTGGACATATAATAGAACGCATAAAAGATTGCATAAGGAGAGGAGACTTTTCTATTTTATCTGGCAACTTAGCAAAGAGATATGAGGCATTATATGAACCAGTAACAGTAGTAAATTGTGATTTGAATATTGGTAGTGATTTGTGGAGGGCAGATAGATACAACTACATAAAGAACGAAAATTTACATTTGCTTTTGAGGATGATTTTTGATGATGAAAATGCAAAAACAATAGCAACTGAAATCGATGAATTAGTTGGAAAATTAAATGAATTTATCCAAAAAATTCCATATAAAGACCTTAAAAAAGAAACCCTCAACATAGTTAATCAAAAAGATTTAAGAAATAGATTGGATAAATTGGGGTTAGTTTGTTTTATTGGAGATGGCTCAAAACCAGCAAGGGAGTATACAAGAATAAGAAGGCACTATAGAATAGCAGGGCCTAAAAAAGGGGTTAATGTTGAATTTAAAACCCCAATAGAGTTAAATCCAATAGAAATAGAGTTATTTGATGGAAATGTTATAACTGGCCTTGGAATTAAAAAGAGAGAGATATTCATTATAACTGGGAGAAATGCACAAGGAAAATCAACGCTTTTGGAGGCGATAGAGAGCGGGCAGGATGACCATCTTATAGGTGATGGGAGAGAGTATATAATAACAACAAATAAGGTTTCAAAGGCAACAACGGGAACTATGCAAATGAATGGGCAGGATATAAGTTTATTCTTCCAAAAACTACCAAAGGGAATAAAAGGTAACCCAAAAAAGGTTTATGGAACTGCTTCTGGTTCAATGACAATGGCATACCAAATACAGAGAGCTTTAAATACAAAGATGGATTTAATATTAATAGATGAGGACAATTCGGCGGTTAATCTGCTTGTTAGTGGGTTGTTATCAAAGTGGTTTGAAGGGGTTAAGTCCTTAGCGGAGATAATAATGAATGAAAGGGAAAAATTGACATCAGCGTTTATTATTGTCACAAGTAGTTTGGATTTATTAACTGCATGTGGAGATAGAGCAATCTATCTTGAAGACCATGAGGCAAAATATTTAGATTTGAAAAAATTTAGGAGAGAATTGGGAAAATATTACCTAAATTTAGGAACTGAACTATACAACAAGAAAGAAAATTAA
- a CDS encoding ArsR/SmtB family transcription factor gives MDFKINGGEKLSLGKIVKIGDALSNPIRIKILYLLNQRPWNIYELAKELNLSRPVVYAHLKKLEDADLVESDLVLEDVRAKRIYKARKFRFEIDNDTIDKLFK, from the coding sequence ATGGATTTTAAAATTAATGGGGGAGAAAAACTCTCATTGGGTAAAATAGTAAAGATAGGTGATGCTCTATCAAACCCAATAAGGATTAAAATACTCTATCTACTAAACCAAAGGCCATGGAATATATACGAATTAGCAAAGGAACTTAATTTATCGAGACCTGTTGTTTATGCCCATCTTAAAAAATTGGAGGATGCTGACTTAGTTGAGAGTGATTTGGTCTTAGAGGATGTTAGGGCAAAAAGGATATACAAAGCAAGGAAATTTAGATTTGAGATAGATAACGATACAATAGATAAATTGTTTAAGTGA